In Massilistercora timonensis, the following are encoded in one genomic region:
- a CDS encoding peptidylprolyl isomerase, with product MADPIVTIEMENGDIMKAELYPQIAPNTVNNFISLVKKGFYDGLIFHRVIRGFMIQGGCPEGRGTGGPGYHIKGEFAQNGVDNPLAHTEGVLSMARAMHPDSAGSQFFIMHKTSPHLDGAYTAFGKIIEGMDVVDKIAGVQTDFQDRPLQEQKMKKVTVDTMGVDYPEPEKA from the coding sequence ATGGCAGATCCAATTGTGACCATTGAGATGGAAAACGGCGATATCATGAAGGCGGAGCTCTATCCCCAGATTGCGCCGAACACGGTGAATAATTTTATTTCCCTGGTGAAGAAAGGGTTCTATGACGGATTGATCTTCCACCGGGTGATCCGCGGGTTCATGATCCAGGGCGGTTGTCCGGAAGGAAGAGGGACCGGTGGCCCGGGCTACCACATCAAGGGTGAGTTCGCCCAGAACGGGGTGGACAATCCGCTGGCCCACACAGAGGGCGTGCTGTCCATGGCAAGAGCCATGCACCCGGATTCTGCGGGCTCTCAGTTCTTTATCATGCACAAGACATCTCCCCATCTGGACGGGGCTTACACGGCCTTTGGCAAGATCATAGAAGGGATGGATGTGGTGGATAAGATCGCGGGAGTCCAGACGGATTTCCAGGATCGGCCGCTGCAGGAGCAGAAGATGAAGAAGGTGACGGTAGACACCATGGGCGTGGACTATCCGGAGCCGGAGAAAGCCTAA